The following coding sequences are from one Desulfuribacillus alkaliarsenatis window:
- the mutM gene encoding DNA-formamidopyrimidine glycosylase, which translates to MPELPEVETVRQTLTQLVLNKTIKEVKVSLPRIVRSPLLEDFENILPGKSITAIDRRGKFLLFRLSGGWTLISHLRMEGNYGVFASSEPVVKHTHVIFVFDDGTELRYRDVRQFGTMDLMKTDEVDNRPPINKLGPEPFAEDWTSDVFYKKLKSKKKNIKAALLDQEVVAGVGNIYADEILFRSKVAPMVVAADLSKQKAKSIYENTKQVLAEAIEAGGSSVKSYVNGQGKMGMFQQQLFVYQKHGQPCTVCGREILKTRVAGRGTHYCSKCQKS; encoded by the coding sequence ATGCCAGAGTTACCTGAGGTTGAAACGGTACGTCAAACATTAACGCAGCTCGTCTTAAACAAAACAATTAAAGAAGTTAAAGTATCTTTGCCAAGGATTGTACGCAGTCCCCTGCTAGAGGACTTTGAAAATATTTTGCCAGGCAAGTCTATAACTGCAATAGATCGCCGAGGGAAATTCCTATTATTTCGTTTAAGTGGCGGTTGGACTCTAATATCCCATTTGCGTATGGAAGGTAATTATGGGGTGTTTGCAAGTTCGGAGCCAGTGGTAAAGCATACCCATGTAATATTCGTCTTTGACGATGGTACAGAGCTGAGGTATCGTGACGTTAGACAATTTGGTACTATGGATTTAATGAAGACTGACGAAGTTGATAATAGACCTCCAATAAACAAACTAGGACCTGAGCCATTTGCTGAGGATTGGACTTCAGATGTTTTTTATAAAAAACTAAAGAGCAAGAAAAAGAATATAAAAGCAGCTTTACTAGATCAAGAGGTTGTAGCAGGTGTTGGTAATATCTATGCAGATGAGATATTGTTCCGTTCAAAGGTAGCGCCAATGGTAGTAGCTGCAGATTTGTCTAAGCAGAAAGCAAAAAGTATCTATGAGAACACAAAACAGGTATTAGCTGAAGCGATAGAAGCTGGTGGCTCATCCGTTAAGTCCTATGTGAACGGACAGGGTAAAATGGGGATGTTTCAGCAGCAGTTGTTCGTTTACCAAAAACATGGTCAACCATGTACCGTCTGTGGAAGGGAAATATTGAAAACAAGA
- the arsC gene encoding arsenate reductase (thioredoxin), translating into MNKKIIYFLCTGNSCRSQMAEGWAKHYLDSNQWEVYSAGLEAHGLNPNAVKAMAEVGIDISKQTSDTIDSEILNKADLIVTLCGHANDHCPLTPPHIKRVHWGFDDPAKAQGTEAEIWRCFQRVRDQIGERILEFSKTGE; encoded by the coding sequence ATGAACAAAAAAATTATATATTTCCTGTGCACAGGTAATTCCTGTAGAAGTCAAATGGCTGAGGGGTGGGCAAAGCACTATTTAGATAGCAATCAATGGGAGGTTTATAGTGCTGGTTTGGAAGCCCACGGATTAAATCCGAATGCTGTTAAGGCAATGGCTGAGGTAGGTATAGACATATCAAAGCAGACTTCTGATACAATTGATTCAGAGATTTTAAACAAAGCAGATTTAATCGTAACCTTATGTGGTCATGCCAATGATCATTGTCCGTTAACCCCGCCACACATTAAGCGTGTTCATTGGGGCTTCGACGACCCTGCGAAAGCACAAGGTACAGAAGCAGAAATATGGCGATGCTTTCAACGTGTGCGTGACCAAATAGGTGAGCGCATATTAGAGTTTTCTAAAACTGGAGAATAA
- a CDS encoding EAL domain-containing protein, with the protein MVLKIVKDSLRPFLSNNYGQNHKILKSIYDELSSNHYVYVIYIDLVDFEKVEDSYGDMHTQEFLKAFANILTEQFQKMSTTDLILVDIYHLWADDFVVILSTKTLNEELVLKSLSKLEYDVEQKFTNTLPGYFNEYYGMHLGFSTIAPPPKQIDRQYYKALKEAYKISKRSYNSYPKHISKEFQAIVNNKKIESLFQPIISLDTGAEFGWEALSRGPRQSFFYSPQELFTFAEKTEALFALEKITRELSIQKVGNMQSNHKLFLNVNPTVMNDPEFSKGVTRQLLSEYNLSPQQIVFEITERTSIKDFHNFRRTIDHYRNQGYLVAVDDAGAGYSSLQTIAEIRPDFIKLDMSIVRDIDKDMVKKAMVDTFVNLTQKINSQLIAEGIETHSELSVVTKLGVQYAQGYYIGRPSYPKTTVSTESIQTISQASNKKIKNNWLQKDIVANDLLTDIPTVTGEITVEQVANLFESQSDVQGVVVLDQASKPIGFLLRQTLYKILIARYGVALYYKKPIKDVMNISPLVVQAGTPINVVAKQAMKRDAQHLYDFIIVVDRDHFLGIITVQNLLECLTQMKVEQARYANPLTGLAGNIIIEKEIEERLLRRSKDVVMYIDIDFFKPYNDTYGFEHGDRFILMISKILKHVTKKHQDAFLGHIGGDDFVIICPAKLARKIAERTIAVYNRVIKYYYNEDDWQAQSIVSTDRIGQQCVYPLSTLSIGATYIDDSLNNAIQVGEKAAALKKQAKKVAGNSIVIEHENE; encoded by the coding sequence ATGGTGCTGAAAATTGTGAAAGATAGCTTGCGCCCGTTCTTGTCCAATAATTATGGACAAAATCATAAGATACTAAAAAGTATATATGACGAGCTTAGCTCTAATCATTATGTTTATGTTATCTATATTGACTTAGTGGATTTTGAAAAGGTTGAAGATAGCTATGGCGATATGCATACTCAGGAATTTCTAAAGGCATTTGCAAATATACTCACTGAACAGTTCCAAAAAATGAGTACGACAGATTTAATTTTAGTAGATATATACCATTTGTGGGCTGATGACTTTGTTGTTATATTATCAACAAAAACCTTGAATGAGGAGCTCGTGCTTAAAAGTCTATCCAAACTTGAATATGACGTTGAACAAAAGTTTACTAACACACTACCAGGTTATTTTAATGAATATTATGGCATGCATTTAGGTTTTTCTACAATTGCGCCGCCACCTAAACAAATAGATAGACAATATTATAAGGCCTTAAAGGAAGCATATAAAATTTCAAAAAGATCTTACAATAGTTATCCCAAGCATATATCAAAAGAATTTCAAGCTATAGTTAATAACAAAAAAATTGAGAGTCTATTCCAGCCGATTATCTCACTGGATACTGGTGCTGAGTTTGGATGGGAGGCATTAAGTCGGGGGCCTAGACAAAGCTTTTTTTACTCTCCTCAGGAGCTATTTACTTTTGCGGAAAAAACAGAGGCATTATTTGCATTAGAGAAAATTACACGTGAGCTATCGATTCAGAAGGTTGGTAATATGCAATCTAATCATAAGCTGTTTTTAAATGTTAACCCTACGGTTATGAATGATCCAGAGTTTAGTAAAGGTGTTACACGTCAACTATTAAGTGAATATAACCTTTCACCACAGCAAATAGTATTTGAAATTACAGAGAGAACGTCTATTAAAGACTTTCATAACTTTCGCAGAACGATTGATCACTATCGAAATCAAGGATATTTAGTAGCTGTTGATGATGCAGGAGCTGGTTATTCAAGCTTACAAACGATTGCAGAGATACGACCGGATTTTATAAAGTTAGATATGTCCATAGTTAGAGATATAGATAAAGATATGGTAAAGAAAGCAATGGTAGATACCTTTGTTAATTTAACACAAAAAATTAACTCTCAGCTTATAGCTGAAGGCATCGAAACCCATAGCGAATTATCTGTTGTCACTAAGCTCGGTGTACAATACGCACAGGGATATTATATTGGCAGACCAAGTTATCCTAAAACCACGGTTAGCACTGAGAGTATTCAAACAATCTCTCAAGCATCCAACAAAAAAATTAAAAATAATTGGCTGCAGAAAGATATAGTCGCAAATGATTTGTTGACAGACATACCAACAGTTACTGGCGAGATTACAGTTGAGCAAGTCGCTAATTTGTTTGAAAGTCAATCAGATGTTCAAGGTGTGGTAGTGTTAGACCAAGCTAGCAAGCCTATTGGTTTCTTGCTCAGGCAAACTCTATATAAAATACTAATTGCTAGGTACGGAGTAGCGCTGTATTATAAAAAGCCAATCAAAGACGTAATGAATATTAGTCCACTGGTTGTCCAAGCAGGTACTCCAATTAATGTGGTAGCAAAGCAAGCTATGAAGCGTGATGCACAGCATTTGTATGATTTTATTATTGTTGTAGACCGTGACCACTTCCTAGGCATTATTACTGTTCAGAATCTGCTTGAATGCCTTACGCAAATGAAGGTTGAACAAGCTCGTTATGCTAACCCGTTAACAGGACTCGCAGGGAATATAATTATTGAAAAAGAAATAGAAGAACGCTTATTAAGAAGAAGTAAAGATGTTGTAATGTATATAGATATTGATTTTTTCAAGCCTTACAATGACACCTACGGATTTGAACACGGCGATCGCTTTATACTTATGATAAGCAAAATTCTAAAGCACGTAACTAAAAAGCATCAAGATGCCTTCCTAGGTCACATAGGTGGAGATGATTTTGTAATTATATGTCCTGCGAAGCTTGCTCGCAAAATTGCTGAACGAACGATAGCAGTATATAATAGGGTAATAAAGTATTATTATAATGAAGATGATTGGCAAGCACAGTCTATCGTATCGACTGATCGAATAGGTCAGCAGTGTGTGTATCCGCTGTCGACATTATCTATAGGGGCTACCTATATTGATGATTCACTTAATAATGCGATTCAGGTAGGAGAAAAGGCGGCAGCATTAAAAAAACAAGCAAAAAAGGTTGCTGGCAATTCAATTGTTATTGAACATGAAAACGAATAA
- the polA gene encoding DNA polymerase I translates to MLLIDGNSVANRAFYALPMLSNKQGVYTNAALGFTMMLLKLLEDEQPDYIACIFDAGKKTFRHDTYKDYKGKREKTPHELSGQFPIIKSIIDAFDIPTYELANYEADDIMGTFAQQAKAEQVKTALVSGDKDTFQLINDLTVVYMTKKGISDMEVIDAAALMEKYNLKPTQMVDLKGLMGDSSDNIPGVPGVGEKTALKLLHEYDSLENVLENIDNISGNKLKERLTDNKEQAILSKQLATINTNVPLSIDWEKASYEGYQKEKVRPLFEELEFKQLIDRLGLDIDGERGTDNIADRQKIEFTEITSAQALEASLSAINQSCPVAIYIETSGTNYHTDEILAIAIAQKDINFVCDKQILDDKNLLKLIEQATLYVYDAKRTYYLGKRLGISMSKIKTDIMLMNYLIDPTNSDKELAEIANAYGVKSATEETVYGKNRKDITKISKEQLFSYVATKANAVNSLVANLEAKLMENFLDSLLYDIELPLSLVLADMERQGINVDSNILENIGDELTEKITTITQEIYELAGEEFNINSPKQMGVILFDKLGLPPIKKTKTGYSTSADVLEKLANQHPIVDNILLHRQLVKLQSTYIEGLLKVINKDTNKIHTYYNQALTATGRLSSTEPNLQNIPIRLEEGRKIRKAFIPAKSGWKLLAADYSQIELRILAHIAQDENLIEAFQQGIDIHTKTASDVFGVALDEVTSLMRRQAKAVNFGIVYGISDYGLSQNLNIARKEAKEFIELYFKHFQGVHDYMTKIVKVAKKQGYVQTILQRRRYLPEINSSNFNLRSFAERTAMNTPIQGTAADIIKLAMVKLAEEIKQRKLDSRMLLQVHDELIFEVPEHELEIMTKLVPEIMENCTKLSVPLQVDVSIGDNWYDAK, encoded by the coding sequence TTGTTACTTATAGATGGAAACAGTGTGGCCAATCGAGCCTTTTATGCTTTGCCAATGCTATCTAATAAACAGGGAGTCTATACTAATGCAGCCCTTGGATTCACTATGATGCTGTTAAAGCTACTTGAGGATGAACAGCCAGATTACATAGCTTGTATCTTTGATGCTGGTAAGAAAACTTTCCGTCATGATACCTATAAGGATTACAAAGGGAAGCGAGAAAAAACACCACATGAGTTATCTGGGCAGTTCCCGATTATAAAGTCGATTATAGACGCTTTCGATATCCCTACCTATGAGTTAGCTAATTATGAAGCTGATGATATCATGGGTACATTTGCACAACAAGCAAAAGCGGAGCAAGTAAAAACCGCCCTAGTATCTGGTGATAAGGATACGTTCCAATTAATCAATGACCTAACAGTTGTCTATATGACGAAAAAAGGCATTAGCGATATGGAAGTAATTGATGCAGCAGCTTTAATGGAAAAATATAATTTAAAACCAACACAAATGGTAGATTTGAAAGGCTTAATGGGTGACTCTTCAGACAACATCCCTGGAGTACCAGGTGTAGGGGAGAAGACGGCACTCAAGCTATTACATGAATACGACTCCTTAGAAAATGTTTTAGAAAACATAGATAATATTAGCGGTAACAAGCTTAAGGAGCGACTAACAGACAATAAAGAGCAGGCAATCTTAAGCAAACAGCTTGCTACTATCAATACAAATGTACCCCTGTCGATAGATTGGGAAAAAGCTTCCTATGAAGGATATCAAAAGGAAAAGGTGCGACCTCTATTTGAAGAGCTTGAATTCAAGCAGCTTATCGACCGCCTTGGTTTAGATATAGACGGCGAGCGAGGAACAGATAATATAGCAGATAGACAAAAGATAGAATTTACGGAAATCACTTCTGCGCAAGCGCTAGAAGCTTCACTCTCAGCAATAAATCAGTCATGCCCTGTTGCAATCTATATTGAGACTAGTGGCACGAACTACCATACCGATGAAATCTTAGCTATTGCAATAGCTCAAAAAGATATTAATTTTGTTTGCGACAAGCAAATTCTAGATGATAAAAATCTTCTTAAACTAATAGAGCAAGCTACTCTTTATGTCTATGATGCTAAAAGGACGTACTATTTAGGCAAACGACTAGGCATTTCTATGAGTAAAATAAAGACAGACATTATGTTGATGAATTACTTGATAGACCCTACAAATAGCGATAAAGAGCTTGCAGAAATTGCAAATGCATATGGAGTAAAGAGTGCCACAGAGGAAACGGTATATGGCAAAAATAGAAAGGATATTACGAAGATTTCTAAGGAACAGCTATTTTCTTATGTAGCTACGAAGGCCAATGCAGTTAACAGCCTAGTTGCTAATTTAGAAGCTAAATTAATGGAAAACTTCCTAGACTCGCTACTATATGATATCGAATTACCGCTTTCCCTTGTCCTTGCGGATATGGAGCGACAGGGTATCAATGTAGACTCTAATATCCTAGAAAATATCGGAGATGAGCTTACAGAAAAAATAACAACGATTACACAGGAGATTTACGAGCTTGCTGGCGAAGAGTTTAATATAAATTCTCCAAAGCAAATGGGTGTTATTCTGTTTGACAAGCTTGGTTTACCACCGATTAAGAAGACGAAAACTGGCTATTCTACGAGCGCCGATGTGTTAGAAAAGCTGGCAAACCAGCACCCTATTGTTGATAATATCTTGCTTCATCGTCAGCTTGTAAAACTGCAATCAACCTATATAGAAGGCTTGCTTAAGGTGATTAACAAAGATACTAATAAAATCCATACCTACTATAACCAAGCACTTACGGCTACAGGCCGACTTAGCAGCACAGAGCCAAATCTTCAGAATATCCCAATAAGACTAGAAGAGGGACGCAAAATTCGTAAAGCCTTTATTCCAGCAAAGTCAGGGTGGAAGCTACTAGCAGCAGATTATTCTCAAATTGAGCTTCGTATCCTAGCTCATATTGCTCAGGATGAGAACTTGATAGAGGCATTCCAGCAAGGGATTGATATTCATACGAAAACAGCCAGTGATGTCTTTGGTGTGGCATTAGACGAGGTTACATCTTTAATGAGGCGGCAGGCAAAGGCTGTAAACTTCGGCATCGTTTATGGCATAAGTGATTACGGTTTATCGCAGAATTTAAATATTGCCCGTAAAGAAGCGAAGGAATTTATCGAATTATACTTCAAGCACTTCCAAGGCGTTCATGATTATATGACGAAAATAGTTAAAGTTGCTAAAAAACAAGGATACGTCCAGACTATTTTGCAAAGAAGACGTTACTTGCCAGAAATAAATAGCTCTAACTTTAACCTACGAAGCTTTGCAGAGAGAACAGCCATGAATACACCTATCCAAGGCACAGCAGCAGATATTATTAAGCTAGCTATGGTAAAGCTGGCTGAAGAAATCAAGCAACGCAAGCTAGACAGCCGCATGCTACTGCAGGTACATGATGAACTAATATTCGAAGTACCTGAGCATGAACTAGAGATCATGACAAAGCTCGTACCAGAAATCATGGAAAACTGCACGAAATTATCAGTGCCTTTGCAGGTAGACGTTAGCATTGGAGATAACTGGTATGATGCGAAGTAA
- the phoU gene encoding phosphate signaling complex protein PhoU, translated as MAEVRKTFDHDLLELKKHLLKMGERVDKAVERSIKALIENDIALAEKVISRDKKINDMEDITDDKVIQLITQQQPVAKDLRKVITALKMNASLERMGDLARNIASAAVRIDKKPSDATAVKIAEMASVVQSMVRGIMQAYLEENGELAKEVAAIDDKLDSLYKNYLNYLFSAVDVNSKSVEEATQYAFIGRHLERIGDHVTNIAELLVYLEEAKKFDLNN; from the coding sequence ATGGCTGAGGTTCGAAAAACATTTGACCATGATTTATTAGAGCTAAAAAAACACCTGCTTAAAATGGGTGAGCGAGTTGATAAAGCAGTTGAAAGGTCTATAAAAGCGCTGATAGAAAACGATATAGCATTAGCAGAAAAGGTTATTAGCAGGGATAAGAAAATCAATGATATGGAAGATATCACTGATGATAAGGTAATTCAATTAATCACACAGCAACAACCAGTTGCAAAAGATTTGCGCAAAGTTATAACTGCACTAAAAATGAATGCTAGTCTAGAGCGTATGGGAGATTTAGCAAGAAATATCGCTAGTGCTGCAGTAAGAATTGACAAAAAACCCTCTGACGCTACTGCTGTTAAAATAGCAGAAATGGCTAGTGTTGTGCAGTCAATGGTGCGTGGCATAATGCAAGCATATTTAGAAGAGAATGGCGAATTAGCTAAAGAGGTAGCTGCTATAGACGACAAACTAGACAGTCTTTACAAAAACTATCTAAATTATTTATTTAGTGCAGTAGATGTAAATTCAAAATCAGTTGAAGAAGCAACTCAATACGCGTTCATAGGTAGACATTTAGAAAGAATCGGAGATCATGTAACTAATATAGCAGAATTATTAGTATATCTAGAAGAAGCTAAAAAGTTTGACTTAAATAACTAA
- the pstB gene encoding phosphate ABC transporter ATP-binding protein PstB has translation MEESNKKANLNTVFETENLNLWYGSEHALKNINLNIESKNITAIIGPSGCGKSTFLKTLNRMVDLVTGVRVEGKINFHGVNIYDDKTNLVELRSAVGMVFQKPNPFPKSVFENVAFGPRIHGVRKKEELQEIVEKSLKRAALWDEVKDRLNDSALGLSGGQQQRLCIARCLAVQPEVILMDEPTSALDPISTLKVEELIQELKRDYSIIIVTHNMQQAARVSDKTAFFLTGDVIEYDDTTTIFSNPRDKRTEDYITGRFG, from the coding sequence ATGGAAGAGTCAAACAAGAAGGCTAATCTGAATACTGTATTCGAAACTGAAAACTTAAATCTTTGGTATGGTTCAGAACATGCCCTTAAAAACATTAATCTCAATATCGAATCAAAAAACATAACAGCTATTATTGGACCTTCAGGTTGTGGTAAATCTACATTCCTTAAAACTTTAAATAGAATGGTTGATTTAGTAACAGGAGTCAGAGTTGAAGGGAAAATTAACTTTCATGGTGTAAATATTTACGATGATAAAACAAATCTCGTAGAGTTACGCAGTGCAGTAGGAATGGTATTCCAAAAACCAAACCCATTTCCTAAATCTGTTTTCGAAAATGTAGCATTTGGTCCGAGAATACACGGTGTTAGAAAAAAAGAAGAGCTACAAGAAATAGTTGAAAAAAGCTTAAAGCGTGCTGCGCTGTGGGATGAAGTGAAGGATAGACTGAATGATTCGGCACTTGGTTTATCTGGTGGACAACAACAGCGATTATGTATTGCTAGGTGTTTAGCAGTTCAACCAGAAGTTATTCTTATGGATGAGCCTACATCAGCACTAGATCCTATTTCAACGCTTAAAGTAGAGGAACTTATTCAAGAATTAAAAAGAGACTATTCTATTATAATTGTTACCCATAACATGCAGCAGGCGGCCCGTGTATCTGACAAAACAGCGTTCTTCTTAACTGGTGATGTTATAGAGTACGATGACACGACAACAATATTCTCTAATCCTCGTGATAAGAGGACGGAAGATTATATTACAGGACGTTTCGGGTAA
- a CDS encoding methyl-accepting chemotaxis protein: protein MSILLDYKSTYSEITRLPMFATELHKVKEVTEMFEKNPETTVIVIMEHSKIAGIVVRAHLYRHLGHRFGNDLFLNKSITYLMDTSYLFISEDEALHSVVKKAMTRSEENLYDPILVNTSQGIRTLSIRALLLQLNAFQKDSMLLQAEKLTDTVSNAQELNSSFQTVGQQLSEHVKNFEEMTKIMEKSKEKFLEMNNVYASVTDISKMQSDLSISLQKQSEELLKYVENILHLAEQTNILSLNASIESARAGEHGRGFAVVAEEVRKLAGNTSKVSKEIKEQMVTIFNMIKDNSNTTIDGLKEIEEVRKVLYSTNESFDQLALEITNSNIEMEKVNLMSQQAATDAEKLTIILQQLYESTKENALSLVTED, encoded by the coding sequence ATGAGCATATTATTAGATTACAAAAGTACATATTCAGAAATAACACGTTTACCTATGTTTGCTACTGAACTACATAAGGTAAAGGAAGTTACAGAAATGTTTGAGAAGAATCCTGAAACTACAGTAATTGTTATTATGGAGCATTCTAAAATTGCAGGTATCGTTGTTCGGGCTCATCTATATCGCCATTTAGGGCATCGATTTGGTAATGATTTATTCCTTAACAAATCTATAACCTATCTTATGGATACCAGTTACTTATTTATAAGCGAAGACGAAGCATTGCATTCAGTTGTGAAAAAAGCGATGACAAGAAGCGAAGAAAATCTGTATGACCCAATACTTGTAAATACGAGTCAAGGAATACGTACTCTAAGTATTAGGGCACTGCTATTACAGCTTAATGCATTTCAGAAGGATAGCATGCTTTTACAGGCTGAGAAGTTAACGGATACAGTTAGTAACGCCCAAGAATTAAACAGTTCATTTCAAACAGTTGGACAGCAGCTTTCTGAACACGTAAAAAACTTTGAAGAAATGACAAAAATCATGGAGAAAAGCAAGGAAAAGTTTTTAGAAATGAACAATGTATATGCCAGCGTTACTGATATTTCAAAGATGCAAAGTGATTTATCTATTTCTTTGCAGAAACAAAGCGAAGAGCTGCTTAAATATGTGGAAAACATTTTGCACCTAGCAGAGCAGACAAATATATTGTCGTTAAATGCTTCAATTGAATCAGCTAGAGCAGGGGAACATGGGCGAGGTTTTGCCGTTGTTGCTGAAGAAGTGCGAAAGCTTGCAGGCAATACATCAAAAGTTTCTAAGGAAATAAAGGAGCAAATGGTAACAATATTCAACATGATAAAGGATAATTCGAATACTACTATAGATGGACTAAAAGAAATTGAGGAAGTGCGGAAAGTTCTATATTCAACTAATGAATCCTTTGATCAATTAGCATTGGAAATAACTAACTCAAATATAGAAATGGAAAAAGTGAACTTAATGTCCCAGCAGGCTGCTACAGACGCAGAGAAATTAACTATTATCCTACAGCAATTATATGAATCTACAAAAGAAAATGCCTTAAGCTTAGTAACGGAGGACTAA